A genomic segment from Pseudomonadota bacterium encodes:
- a CDS encoding MarR family transcriptional regulator encodes MASAPDPIAMLNLWRETIVQSLRRETPDLTTRQFAILLTVYLTPPPHTVRGLAAQLHVSKPAVTRALDRLGLLDLARRKRDDSDRRNVLVQRTVKGSVYLREFADATLRAAAGTGAADA; translated from the coding sequence ATGGCGAGTGCTCCCGACCCTATCGCGATGCTCAATCTCTGGCGGGAGACGATCGTGCAAAGCCTCCGCCGCGAGACGCCGGATTTGACGACGCGCCAGTTCGCCATCCTGCTCACCGTTTACCTGACGCCGCCGCCCCACACCGTGCGGGGCCTGGCGGCGCAACTCCATGTCTCGAAGCCAGCCGTGACCCGCGCGCTCGATCGCTTGGGCCTGCTTGATCTCGCCCGACGCAAGCGGGACGACAGCGACCGCCGGAACGTTCTCGTCCAGCGGACGGTCAAGGGGTCCGTCTATTTGCGGGAATTCGCCGACGCCACCTTGCGGGCGGCCGCCGGAACGGGCGCGGCGGACGCATGA
- the addA gene encoding double-strand break repair helicase AddA: MKAEKYGNQQAAANPKLSVWVRANAGTGKTHVLMNRVLRLLLDGAPPSKILCLTFTKAAAAEMAQRIYKELGAWTRLDDKTLAEKLDALRGKAPSAEDLSKARQLFAHALDVPGGLKLQTIHGFCESLLARFPVEAGVVPHFTVADERAAAELLREARERVFLAAGKAAGSALAAALQEVTAQVAEGKFLTVLEALVGERGKLRRGLARYGGANGLARVVRERLGLGPDEDRSAILGAAAQDKAFDGKALRRVARGLSEGSVTDQARGAKLAAWLGASAAERKEGFDAYLEVFFIGGGKGKRRAELAYTATLERCPDAIEILAAEADRLDALREKLKALAMARASQALVGIGKALLEAYEDLKRQAALLDYDDLIFEARRLLEREGIAPWVLYKLDGGIDHILVDEAQDTNPDQWRVIAALASEFFTGAGARENLRTVFAVGDVKQSIFGFQRADPEAFAAMRDHFAARVQAADEQWRDVPLELSFRSAPAILQAVDAVFCRDDARDGVAFGVARIQHKPERQGQAGRVELWPPEREEKPAPEKPWTLPLEQLSADAPESRLAKKIAAQIRTWLDTGERLPSRDRAIRPGDILILVRRRHSFFEELVRTLKEHDIPVAGLDRMVLTRQLAVRDLIAFGHFVLLPEDDLTLATVLKSPLVGLDEDALFELAHGRQGTLWEALCACRAKCEKFASAHALLAAWLAKADFVPPFEFFASLLGPSGARTRLVARLGREANDPMDEFLSLALAYEKLHAPSLEGFLHWLAAGKSEIKRDLERGRDEVRVMTVHGAKGLEAPIVFLPDTCQMPRPQEDNPLLWLEGDVLLWPPRREHEVGAARAARAAQARRRDQEYHRLLYVAMTRAEDRLYIGGWEKKAAGCWYDLIRQGLEGIAKPVTLVGGEEGLRLETPQKRQPKAKAEAAETTISVVSGLPDWARKAPRPEPARVRTLSPSRAALSEPPVRSPVGADEGLRFRRGRLVHRLLQFLPGLPQADRPAALRRYLSQPALALREAAGADIAAEVMAVLEAGDFAPIFGRGSRAEVPIVGEVNGQVIAGQVDRLLVTDDLILVVDYKTQRTPPETAAETPEIYLRQMAAYTGLLAKIYPGRRVRAALLWTDGPKLVPLKEEWLRPYAP; this comes from the coding sequence GTGAAGGCGGAAAAATACGGGAACCAGCAGGCGGCGGCCAACCCAAAACTTTCCGTCTGGGTGCGGGCAAACGCCGGCACCGGCAAGACGCACGTGCTGATGAACCGCGTGCTGCGCCTTCTTCTCGACGGCGCGCCGCCCTCGAAAATTCTCTGCCTCACCTTCACGAAGGCCGCCGCCGCCGAAATGGCGCAGCGCATTTACAAGGAACTCGGCGCCTGGACGCGGCTGGACGACAAGACCCTTGCGGAAAAGCTCGACGCGCTTCGCGGCAAGGCCCCGTCGGCCGAAGACCTGTCGAAGGCGCGGCAGCTTTTCGCCCATGCCCTCGATGTGCCGGGCGGCCTCAAACTTCAGACAATCCACGGCTTCTGCGAATCCCTTCTCGCCCGCTTTCCGGTCGAGGCCGGCGTCGTTCCGCACTTCACCGTGGCCGATGAACGCGCCGCCGCCGAATTGCTTCGGGAGGCGCGCGAGAGGGTTTTTCTCGCGGCGGGCAAAGCGGCAGGCTCGGCCCTCGCCGCCGCCCTTCAAGAAGTAACGGCGCAGGTGGCGGAGGGAAAGTTCCTCACCGTTCTGGAAGCCCTGGTCGGGGAGCGCGGCAAACTCCGCCGCGGGCTTGCCCGGTACGGCGGCGCGAACGGCCTTGCGCGCGTCGTCCGGGAACGCCTCGGCCTCGGGCCGGACGAAGACAGGTCCGCGATTCTTGGCGCCGCCGCGCAAGACAAGGCTTTCGATGGCAAGGCGTTGCGGCGGGTCGCGCGCGGGTTGAGCGAAGGCAGTGTGACCGACCAGGCGCGTGGGGCAAAGCTCGCCGCCTGGCTTGGCGCTTCGGCGGCCGAACGGAAGGAAGGCTTCGACGCCTATCTCGAGGTCTTCTTTATCGGCGGCGGCAAAGGCAAGCGCCGCGCCGAGCTCGCTTACACGGCGACCCTGGAACGGTGCCCGGATGCGATTGAAATCTTGGCGGCGGAGGCGGACCGGCTGGACGCCCTGCGCGAAAAATTGAAAGCCCTCGCCATGGCCCGCGCCAGCCAAGCCCTGGTCGGTATTGGCAAGGCGCTGCTCGAGGCGTACGAGGATTTGAAACGGCAGGCCGCCCTTCTCGATTACGACGACCTCATCTTCGAGGCCCGCCGCCTGCTCGAGCGGGAAGGGATTGCGCCCTGGGTGCTCTACAAGCTCGACGGCGGCATCGACCATATCCTGGTGGACGAGGCGCAGGACACCAACCCGGACCAGTGGCGGGTCATCGCGGCGTTGGCCTCCGAGTTCTTTACCGGCGCCGGCGCGCGGGAAAATTTGCGCACGGTCTTCGCGGTGGGCGACGTCAAGCAATCCATCTTCGGTTTCCAGCGCGCCGACCCCGAAGCCTTCGCCGCCATGCGGGACCATTTCGCCGCCCGCGTCCAGGCGGCGGACGAACAATGGCGGGATGTGCCGCTCGAACTTTCCTTCCGTTCCGCGCCGGCGATCCTGCAGGCGGTGGACGCGGTTTTTTGCCGGGACGACGCCCGCGACGGGGTGGCGTTCGGGGTTGCGCGGATCCAGCACAAGCCTGAGCGGCAGGGCCAGGCCGGCCGCGTCGAGCTGTGGCCGCCGGAGCGGGAGGAGAAGCCCGCGCCGGAAAAGCCCTGGACGCTTCCTCTCGAACAGCTTTCCGCGGACGCGCCGGAAAGCCGCCTTGCGAAAAAGATCGCGGCCCAGATCCGGACCTGGCTCGATACCGGTGAACGGCTTCCTTCCCGTGACCGCGCGATCCGTCCCGGCGATATTTTGATTCTCGTCCGGCGGCGCCACTCCTTCTTCGAGGAACTCGTGCGCACGCTGAAAGAGCACGATATCCCGGTCGCCGGTCTCGATCGCATGGTGCTAACCCGGCAGCTCGCGGTCCGCGACCTGATCGCGTTCGGGCATTTCGTCCTGCTGCCGGAGGACGACTTGACGCTCGCCACCGTGTTGAAAAGCCCCCTCGTCGGTCTCGATGAGGACGCACTCTTCGAGCTTGCCCATGGGCGGCAAGGCACGCTTTGGGAGGCGTTGTGCGCTTGCCGCGCGAAGTGCGAGAAATTTGCCAGCGCCCACGCCCTGCTTGCGGCCTGGCTTGCGAAGGCGGACTTCGTGCCGCCTTTCGAGTTTTTTGCTTCCCTTCTCGGGCCTTCCGGCGCCCGCACGCGTCTTGTCGCGCGCTTGGGCCGCGAGGCGAACGACCCGATGGACGAATTCTTAAGTCTCGCCTTGGCTTACGAAAAGCTGCACGCGCCTTCCCTCGAAGGGTTCCTTCATTGGCTCGCGGCCGGCAAGTCGGAGATCAAGCGCGACCTAGAACGCGGCCGGGACGAGGTTCGCGTCATGACGGTTCACGGCGCGAAGGGCCTCGAAGCGCCGATCGTTTTTCTGCCCGATACTTGCCAGATGCCGCGCCCGCAGGAGGACAATCCCCTTCTCTGGCTCGAAGGCGACGTTCTTCTCTGGCCGCCGCGCCGTGAACATGAGGTGGGCGCCGCCCGCGCCGCCCGCGCCGCCCAGGCGCGCCGCCGCGATCAGGAATACCACCGCCTCCTTTACGTGGCGATGACGCGGGCCGAAGACCGGCTCTATATCGGCGGCTGGGAGAAGAAGGCCGCCGGTTGCTGGTACGACCTCATTCGCCAGGGCCTCGAAGGGATCGCCAAGCCGGTCACGCTGGTCGGCGGAGAGGAAGGCTTGCGGCTCGAGACGCCCCAGAAGCGGCAGCCCAAGGCGAAGGCTGAAGCCGCCGAAACCACCATATCGGTGGTGAGTGGCCTGCCGGACTGGGCGCGGAAGGCGCCGAGGCCCGAGCCCGCGCGGGTGCGGACCTTGAGCCCGTCGCGCGCCGCCCTTTCCGAGCCGCCGGTCCGCTCCCCGGTCGGCGCCGACGAGGGTTTGCGCTTCCGGCGCGGCCGGCTCGTCCACCGGCTCCTGCAATTCCTGCCCGGATTGCCGCAAGCCGATCGCCCAGCCGCCCTCCGGCGCTACCTTTCCCAGCCCGCCCTCGCCCTTAGGGAAGCCGCCGGGGCCGACATCGCGGCGGAGGTGATGGCGGTTCTTGAGGCCGGCGACTTCGCGCCCATATTCGGGCGGGGAAGCCGCGCCGAGGTGCCGATCGTGGGCGAAGTGAATGGGCAGGTCATCGCGGGCCAGGTGGATCGTCTTCTGGTCACCGACGATTTAATTCTCGTTGTTGATTACAAGACGCAGCGCACCCCGCCCGAGACGGCGGCGGAGACGCCCGAAATTTACCTTCGCCAGATGGCCGCCTATACCGGCCTGCTCGCGAAAATCTACCCGGGACGCCGGGTGCGGGCGGCGCTGCTCTGGACGGATGGGCCTAAGCTCGTGCCCTTAAAGGAGGAATGGCTGCGGCCTTACGCGCCTTGA
- a CDS encoding DUF3775 domain-containing protein, giving the protein MAEKKTEGAGVAEPNGEGDVLTVSPEKICYIIIKAREFDVKVAPAGLDTGDNPTDDRDIEILEDYADDPTLQELTSALENLNEDELAEVLAMVWLGREDYTAEDWPDILAEARETLDKKVIAYLVGTPLLGDFLEEGFSQLGYSCEEYEIDRL; this is encoded by the coding sequence ATGGCCGAAAAGAAAACCGAGGGGGCAGGCGTGGCCGAGCCAAACGGCGAGGGAGACGTTTTAACCGTCAGCCCCGAAAAGATTTGCTACATCATCATCAAGGCGCGCGAATTCGACGTCAAGGTGGCGCCGGCCGGGCTCGACACCGGCGACAACCCGACCGACGACCGGGACATCGAGATTCTCGAAGACTACGCCGACGATCCCACGCTGCAGGAGTTGACAAGCGCGCTCGAGAACCTGAACGAGGACGAACTCGCGGAGGTGCTGGCCATGGTGTGGCTCGGGCGCGAGGACTACACGGCCGAGGACTGGCCGGACATCCTTGCCGAAGCCAGGGAAACCCTCGACAAAAAAGTGATTGCCTACCTCGTCGGCACGCCCCTTCTCGGCGACTTCCTCGAAGAAGGCTTCTCCCAGCTCGGCTATTCCTGCGAGGAATACGAAATCGATCGGCTGTAG
- the crcB gene encoding fluoride efflux transporter CrcB — MESLAWVVSGCALGGVARFWLSGVVGRRIGETFPWGTLAVNVSGAFAIGVIAAAAGQGWFADPNAWRFAVTGFLGSYTTVSSFSLQTLALVREGSSRQAAGNVALSLGLCLPATALGLWVGAGLLVFG; from the coding sequence ATGGAAAGTTTGGCGTGGGTCGTGTCGGGATGCGCCTTGGGCGGCGTCGCGCGCTTCTGGCTGTCCGGGGTGGTGGGCCGCCGCATCGGCGAGACGTTCCCTTGGGGGACGTTGGCCGTAAACGTGAGCGGCGCCTTCGCGATCGGGGTGATCGCCGCCGCGGCTGGCCAGGGCTGGTTCGCCGACCCCAACGCCTGGCGGTTCGCCGTGACCGGTTTTCTCGGGAGCTACACCACGGTTTCCTCGTTCAGCCTCCAGACCCTGGCTTTGGTGCGCGAGGGTAGCAGCCGGCAAGCGGCGGGCAACGTCGCGCTGTCCCTGGGGCTCTGCCTGCCCGCCACGGCTCTCGGCCTTTGGGTCGGGGCCGGCCTTCTGGTGTTCGGTTGA
- a CDS encoding DUF1329 domain-containing protein — MSILPTAPSSRTMPGGPACALFLLLSLLFFFARPIPAFAEEAREGTVIRADNLDEIGKKTFEGVPIATMIPDVFKWQIREKGLTLELAHAKPPVKDPVMEKFTRDNTRRVTFDEKSRRVIGWRAGVPFPMVDSDDPHAAIKVIWNLYYGQQHGDSQDLPNTLLLLVSGKAGIHTTELYHVIRVFLKGVLREKGGPVRGEGDILEKLIRIALAPQDIEGNGVYIVRHDVDRPDLVYLRLKQRRRLKRLSGTLWNLRIPRTNLVGDDIAIFSAYPTWYRSYRLIGKKKILAIANSRNPFWNKSAATLAGRFPGFNLAEPPFWNPVDRWEPREVYVIEAIPPEDHPYGRKLIYVDAENWNVYLGEFYNKSNSLWKTMIQGYHVFRSERDGAEIIVWPSWSVISDFNENHATILIVDKDSKFNSGIDPTDINEQTIQSYGR, encoded by the coding sequence ATGAGTATCCTGCCGACCGCTCCGTCTTCGAGAACCATGCCCGGCGGTCCGGCTTGCGCGCTCTTTCTGCTTCTTTCGCTGCTTTTCTTTTTCGCGCGGCCCATTCCTGCTTTCGCGGAGGAAGCCCGAGAAGGCACGGTTATCCGCGCGGATAACCTGGATGAAATCGGCAAGAAAACCTTCGAGGGCGTGCCGATCGCGACGATGATTCCCGACGTTTTCAAGTGGCAAATCCGCGAGAAAGGCCTGACGCTGGAATTGGCGCACGCAAAGCCGCCGGTGAAGGACCCCGTGATGGAGAAATTCACGCGCGACAATACCCGCCGAGTCACCTTCGATGAAAAATCACGCCGTGTTATCGGCTGGCGCGCAGGCGTGCCGTTTCCCATGGTCGATTCCGACGATCCGCACGCCGCGATAAAAGTCATATGGAATTTGTATTACGGGCAGCAACACGGCGATTCACAGGATCTGCCAAATACGCTGCTTCTTCTGGTAAGCGGCAAAGCCGGCATACACACGACGGAGCTTTATCATGTCATCCGGGTGTTCCTGAAAGGCGTGCTCCGGGAAAAAGGCGGTCCGGTTCGCGGCGAGGGCGATATTTTGGAGAAGCTGATACGGATCGCCCTGGCGCCTCAAGATATCGAGGGAAACGGCGTTTACATCGTACGCCACGACGTTGACCGCCCCGACCTCGTCTACCTACGGCTGAAACAGAGACGCCGGCTAAAAAGACTTTCCGGAACCCTATGGAATCTTCGAATTCCACGAACCAATCTGGTGGGGGACGATATCGCCATATTCAGCGCCTACCCGACCTGGTATCGGAGCTACCGCCTGATCGGAAAAAAGAAAATTCTCGCGATCGCGAATTCGAGGAATCCCTTCTGGAATAAAAGCGCGGCAACCCTTGCCGGCCGATTCCCCGGATTCAACCTTGCGGAGCCGCCTTTCTGGAACCCCGTTGACCGATGGGAGCCGCGCGAGGTTTACGTCATCGAGGCCATCCCCCCCGAAGACCACCCCTACGGGCGCAAGCTGATCTATGTCGATGCAGAAAATTGGAATGTGTATCTTGGGGAATTCTATAACAAAAGCAATTCGTTATGGAAAACCATGATCCAAGGCTATCACGTCTTCCGATCCGAGCGGGACGGCGCCGAGATTATTGTCTGGCCAAGCTGGTCGGTGATTTCGGACTTTAATGAAAACCATGCGACGATTTTGATCGTCGATAAGGATTCCAAATTCAACAGCGGCATTGACCCGACGGATATCAACGAACAAACGATACAATCCTACGGAAGGTAA
- the trxA gene encoding thioredoxin, producing MSITHVTDASFEKDVLNAAGPVLVDFWAEWCGPCKQIAPILEQIGQEMGDRVSIAKVDIDSNPQTPTRYGVRGIPTLILFKGGEVAGVRVGAMPKSKIEEWIESIL from the coding sequence ATGAGCATTACCCACGTGACGGACGCCTCTTTCGAAAAGGACGTTCTCAACGCCGCCGGTCCGGTCCTGGTCGATTTCTGGGCCGAATGGTGCGGGCCCTGCAAGCAGATCGCGCCGATCCTGGAACAGATCGGCCAGGAGATGGGGGATCGCGTTTCGATCGCCAAGGTCGATATCGACAGCAACCCGCAAACGCCGACCCGCTATGGCGTGCGCGGCATCCCGACCCTCATTCTGTTCAAGGGCGGCGAGGTGGCGGGCGTGCGCGTCGGCGCCATGCCGAAAAGCAAGATCGAGGAATGGATCGAATCGATCCTTTGA
- a CDS encoding MFS transporter: MTSPSPADPTAAKDLAERAAPKPGWFNRTVAGAGLTSALGDLCYETTTVILPSFLAVLGLPAVVLGVIEGTADAIASFTKMAAGYIADKFGHRKALVLVGYGLTPVGQALIALAAGWPLVLLGRLVSWFGKGLRGPLRDAIIVQAISPDARGRAFGFHRTMDTLGAIAGPLLGVALLGWAQTLAGKDTAEPFRLVFWLTMAPGLLAVLAFLFLVKDPKRSPNPALRFFATLRDLPARFKRYLGAVGVFGLGDFSHSLLILAATQLLAPTMGIVRAAQIAGLLYVWRNVVQALALYPIGARADRYGQRSVLIFGYAVGALTAGLVALAFALDVDRIAILAAVFFGAGLYVAVQEALEPTVTAEMVDAYILATSYGALGVVNGAAKFISSSAIGLLWTAVSPTFGFGVAAFLMAAGTLVLVKAR, from the coding sequence ATGACTTCACCATCGCCTGCCGACCCGACCGCAGCGAAAGACCTCGCCGAAAGGGCGGCGCCAAAGCCGGGGTGGTTCAACCGCACGGTCGCCGGCGCCGGCCTGACGAGCGCGCTTGGGGATCTCTGCTACGAAACGACCACGGTGATCCTGCCGAGCTTTCTTGCCGTGCTCGGGCTTCCCGCGGTGGTTCTCGGCGTCATAGAGGGAACGGCCGACGCCATCGCGAGTTTCACGAAAATGGCCGCCGGCTATATCGCGGACAAGTTCGGCCACCGCAAGGCGTTAGTACTCGTCGGTTACGGGCTTACGCCGGTCGGGCAGGCGCTGATTGCGCTCGCCGCGGGCTGGCCGCTTGTTCTGCTCGGCCGGCTGGTGTCCTGGTTCGGCAAAGGCCTGCGCGGCCCCCTGCGCGACGCCATCATCGTTCAAGCGATTTCGCCGGACGCGCGCGGACGCGCGTTCGGTTTTCACCGCACGATGGATACGCTCGGCGCCATTGCCGGGCCATTGCTCGGTGTCGCCCTGCTCGGCTGGGCGCAGACGCTTGCGGGAAAGGACACCGCGGAACCCTTCCGCCTGGTGTTCTGGCTGACCATGGCACCCGGCCTGCTCGCGGTTCTCGCCTTCCTGTTCCTGGTCAAGGATCCCAAACGTTCACCCAACCCGGCGTTGCGATTCTTTGCGACTCTGCGCGACCTGCCCGCCCGCTTCAAACGCTACCTCGGCGCCGTCGGCGTTTTCGGACTGGGCGACTTCTCGCACAGCCTTCTGATCCTGGCGGCGACGCAGCTGCTTGCCCCCACGATGGGCATCGTCCGGGCGGCCCAGATCGCCGGGTTGCTGTATGTGTGGCGCAACGTCGTGCAGGCCCTCGCCCTTTACCCCATTGGCGCGCGGGCCGACCGCTACGGCCAGCGCAGCGTCCTCATCTTCGGCTATGCCGTGGGCGCGCTCACCGCGGGACTTGTCGCGCTTGCCTTTGCGCTCGACGTGGACCGGATCGCGATCCTGGCCGCGGTCTTCTTCGGCGCCGGTCTTTATGTGGCCGTGCAGGAAGCGCTGGAACCGACGGTCACCGCCGAAATGGTGGACGCGTATATCCTTGCCACAAGTTACGGCGCGCTCGGCGTAGTCAACGGCGCGGCCAAGTTCATCTCCAGTTCGGCGATAGGTCTCTTATGGACGGCCGTCTCGCCAACGTTCGGGTTCGGGGTCGCCGCCTTTCTGATGGCGGCCGGGACTCTTGTCTTGGTCAAGGCGCGCTGA
- a CDS encoding class I SAM-dependent rRNA methyltransferase, with protein sequence MLTLCLKKRAAARIRGGHPWIFRDDIALTSELELAPPGSLARVVDPQSRALGIATFSPSPTLAARLLSRNPRQAIDLPFFRRRVEKALAQRERHFGEPFYRLIYADSDGFPGLVVDRFGPYLACRVTTAGMWRLLPLWRAALLAVLAPKGLVIDHSDPLLAGEGVPSGLAIEGEVPDTVPVHEGARRYVADLRHGQKTGWFFDQRANHDYVQSVAAGARVLDLYCHAGGFGIAAAVGGAHEVTMVDSSELALSLACASAAASGVGERCRGMRAEVFADLEARRAAGESYDLVIADPPAFIKTRAHVGQGLKGYAKLAHLAAGVTARGGLLCLASCSHHAGPAAFRRACEKGLKASGRAFTLAHHAGAARDHPVHPKLPESRYLTFLAYRLDGAGMC encoded by the coding sequence ATGCTCACCCTTTGCCTGAAGAAACGCGCCGCCGCCCGCATCCGCGGCGGCCACCCCTGGATCTTCCGCGACGACATTGCGCTTACCTCCGAACTCGAACTCGCCCCGCCCGGCAGCTTGGCCCGGGTGGTGGACCCGCAAAGCCGCGCCCTGGGCATCGCCACTTTCTCGCCTTCGCCCACCCTTGCCGCCCGGCTGCTTAGCCGCAACCCCCGCCAGGCCATCGATCTGCCCTTCTTCCGCCGCCGGGTGGAAAAGGCGCTGGCGCAGCGCGAACGCCACTTCGGGGAACCGTTTTACCGGCTCATCTACGCCGACAGCGACGGTTTCCCCGGCCTTGTCGTCGATCGCTTCGGCCCTTACCTCGCCTGTCGGGTCACGACGGCCGGCATGTGGCGACTTCTTCCCTTGTGGCGTGCGGCGCTTCTTGCCGTGCTGGCGCCCAAGGGGCTTGTCATCGATCATTCCGATCCTTTGCTCGCCGGCGAGGGCGTTCCCTCCGGTCTCGCTATCGAGGGCGAGGTGCCGGACACCGTGCCGGTGCACGAAGGTGCTCGCCGCTACGTCGCGGACCTCCGCCATGGGCAGAAGACGGGCTGGTTTTTCGACCAGCGCGCCAACCACGACTACGTGCAGAGCGTGGCGGCAGGCGCGCGCGTGCTCGATCTCTATTGCCACGCCGGCGGTTTCGGCATCGCGGCTGCGGTTGGCGGCGCGCACGAGGTGACGATGGTGGACAGCTCCGAACTTGCGCTCTCGCTCGCGTGTGCCTCGGCGGCGGCAAGCGGGGTCGGCGAACGCTGCCGCGGGATGCGCGCCGAGGTCTTCGCCGATCTTGAAGCGCGCCGCGCGGCGGGTGAGAGCTACGACCTCGTCATCGCCGACCCGCCCGCCTTCATCAAGACCCGCGCCCATGTCGGCCAGGGCCTCAAGGGCTATGCGAAGCTTGCCCATCTGGCGGCTGGCGTCACCGCGCGCGGCGGGCTGCTGTGCCTGGCGTCGTGCTCCCATCACGCCGGCCCGGCTGCCTTCCGGCGGGCCTGCGAGAAAGGCCTGAAGGCCTCGGGCCGCGCCTTTACGCTCGCCCACCATGCCGGTGCCGCCCGCGACCATCCGGTGCATCCGAAATTGCCGGAAAGCCGTTACCTGACGTTTCTCGCCTACCGTCTCGACGGGGCGGGGATGTGCTAG
- a CDS encoding CoA transferase, translated as MADFDPDFPFAGLRVLEIAQGIAAPGAGALLAAYGADVIKVEDLAGDWARGLGRPFGDLCAAFVAVNRGKRSFALDLRSEAARGVLKTLALRADVFLQNFRPGVMDRLGLAYADLGPSRPGLVYASLSGFGTEGPYRDRPATDSVLQAMSGILALNRGDDGRPHKMEIPVVDLASALNLFQAIAMALFVRARTGRGRLIEASLLETAAWLQAANLAEHAATSGAPPAPLTTPSAVFETADGLLVVVAFGDDQFARLCGALRQNALAEDPRFATAQARILNREALVPLLAAGFLARSTAAWEEALGAADILHFRVNDIAAFLRDPQTTGLFATAGQGTMGRLPVPRVVGTRALPDGAAGIQAPHLGAHGREVLRELGLAELEIERLCAAGIVGQPR; from the coding sequence ATGGCCGATTTCGATCCGGATTTTCCGTTTGCCGGGCTTCGCGTGCTCGAGATCGCGCAAGGCATCGCGGCGCCGGGGGCGGGCGCGCTGCTTGCCGCCTATGGCGCCGACGTTATCAAGGTCGAGGATCTGGCGGGCGACTGGGCGCGGGGGCTAGGGAGGCCCTTCGGCGATCTTTGCGCGGCCTTCGTCGCCGTTAACCGGGGAAAACGCAGCTTCGCCCTCGACCTGCGGTCGGAAGCGGCGCGCGGGGTTTTGAAAACGCTCGCCCTGCGGGCCGATGTCTTTCTCCAGAACTTCCGCCCCGGGGTCATGGACCGCTTAGGCCTTGCTTACGCTGACCTCGGCCCTTCGCGCCCGGGCCTCGTGTACGCCTCGCTTTCCGGCTTTGGAACCGAAGGCCCCTACCGCGACCGCCCGGCCACCGATTCGGTTCTTCAGGCGATGAGCGGCATCCTGGCGCTCAACCGCGGCGACGACGGCCGCCCCCATAAGATGGAAATCCCCGTCGTCGATCTGGCCAGCGCGCTCAATCTCTTTCAGGCGATCGCGATGGCTCTCTTCGTGCGCGCAAGAACGGGCCGGGGGCGCCTCATCGAGGCCTCGCTCCTTGAGACCGCAGCCTGGCTGCAGGCGGCAAACCTGGCCGAGCACGCCGCCACCTCGGGCGCGCCGCCGGCGCCGCTCACTACACCCTCGGCCGTCTTCGAGACAGCGGACGGCCTGCTCGTCGTCGTCGCCTTCGGGGACGACCAGTTCGCAAGGCTGTGCGGGGCGCTTCGCCAGAACGCGCTGGCCGAAGACCCGCGCTTTGCCACCGCCCAAGCCCGCATCCTGAACCGCGAGGCGCTCGTGCCGCTGCTCGCGGCGGGCTTCCTTGCCCGCTCGACCGCCGCCTGGGAGGAAGCCCTTGGCGCGGCCGACATTCTGCATTTCCGGGTGAACGATATCGCGGCCTTCTTGCGTGACCCGCAAACGACGGGTCTTTTCGCGACGGCCGGCCAAGGGACGATGGGGCGCTTGCCGGTTCCCCGCGTCGTGGGAACGCGCGCCCTTCCCGACGGTGCGGCCGGCATACAGGCGCCCCATCTCGGCGCTCACGGACGCGAGGTCCTGCGGGAGCTTGGCCTGGCCGAGCTGGAGATCGAACGGCTTTGCGCGGCGGGTATCGTAGGCCAGCCGCGCTAG
- a CDS encoding cytochrome b/b6 domain-containing protein codes for MREDHQSTQVYVWDLYVRVAHWVLVAAFTIAFVTEDETMGLHAWAGYVVGALVLMRVVWGVIGPKHARFSDFLSRPAAAVTYVRDLFALRAKRYLGHSPGGGFMVAVLLCSLAVTVATGLIVYAAEHKAGPLAGFFAATPAGVLTAAPGRSSEEKEENGKKGHTESALGEAVEELHEFFANFTLALVIVHIGGVLFASFAHRENLVKSMLTGYKRR; via the coding sequence ATGCGCGAAGATCATCAATCGACGCAGGTTTACGTGTGGGACCTTTATGTGCGCGTTGCGCACTGGGTGCTGGTCGCGGCCTTTACCATCGCCTTTGTAACGGAGGACGAAACGATGGGGCTGCACGCATGGGCCGGCTATGTGGTCGGCGCGCTCGTTCTGATGCGGGTCGTCTGGGGGGTTATCGGGCCAAAGCATGCCCGCTTTAGCGATTTTCTCTCCAGGCCGGCCGCCGCCGTCACCTATGTCCGCGATCTTTTTGCCCTTCGGGCCAAGCGCTATCTCGGCCATAGCCCGGGCGGCGGCTTCATGGTGGCGGTCCTGTTGTGCAGCCTCGCGGTTACGGTCGCAACCGGGCTCATCGTCTACGCCGCCGAACACAAGGCGGGGCCCCTGGCCGGCTTCTTCGCCGCAACCCCCGCCGGCGTCTTGACGGCAGCGCCCGGCCGGTCTTCGGAAGAGAAAGAGGAAAACGGGAAGAAGGGGCATACCGAAAGCGCGCTCGGCGAAGCGGTCGAGGAACTGCACGAGTTCTTCGCTAACTTCACGCTGGCGCTGGTGATTGTTCACATCGGCGGCGTGCTGTTCGCCAGCTTCGCCCATCGCGAGAACCTCGTCAAATCCATGCTCACGGGATACAAGCGGCGCTAG